In Hippoglossus stenolepis isolate QCI-W04-F060 chromosome 21, HSTE1.2, whole genome shotgun sequence, one DNA window encodes the following:
- the atxn7l3b gene encoding ataxin-7-like protein 3: MKMEEVSMSSLDNSKLEGLAQDILSDLVEDACLGLCFDVHRAVKQGYFFLDDTDQESMRDFEIVDQPGLDVFGQVYNQWKNKECVCPNCSRSIAASRFAPHLEKCLGMGRNSSRIANRRIVTGNNTNNKSESDQEDNDDVNDNDWSYGAEKKAKKRKSDKNPNSPRRSKSFKHKSSMMGPRRRLDNQESPRMLMKDEAFPQ; this comes from the exons ATGAAAATGGAGGAGGTTTCAATGTCCAGCCTGGACAACAGCAAGCTGGAG GGCCTAGCTCAGGACATCCTGTCTGACCTGGTGGAGGATGCATGCCTGGGTCTTTGCTTCGACGTCCACCGGGCTGTCAAGCAGGGTTATTTTTTCCTGGATGACACGGACCAAGAAAGCATGAGGGACTTTG AAATCGTGGACCAGCCGGGACTGGACGTGTTTGGCCAGGTGTACAAccagtggaaaaacaaagagtgtgtgtgtcccaacTGCAGCCGAAGCATCGCCGCGTCCCGCTTCGCCCCGCACCTGGAGAAATGTCTGGGGATGGGACGCAACAGCAGCCGTATAGCCAACCGCAG AATAGTCACTGgtaataacacaaacaacaaatcagaGAGTGACCAAGAGGATAATGACGACGTCAATGATAATGACTGGTCTTATGGGGCAGAGAAGAAAG CTAAGAAAAGGAAATCTGATAAG AATCCAAACTCACCCAGAAGATCCAAATCATTCAAGCATAAGAGCA GCATGATGGGTCCTAGACGTCGGCTGGACAACCAGGAGAGTCCGCGCATGCTAATGAAAGATGAGGCATTCCCTCAATAA
- the mpp3b gene encoding MAGUK p55 subfamily member 3 isoform X3 translates to MIEAMPIVSTSTGLHETLALLTSQLHPGAKHKEDLVFLKDVFSEKSLGYLMTIHEKLKLYEKQNPTPVLHSASCLAEDLAEELQNGPLEEDERELLLLLSTPHLKAVLSAHDTVAQKNFDPVLPPLPEDLDDDLDEESVKIVRLVKNKEPLGATIRRDDATGAVIVARILRGGAADRSGLVHVGDELREVNGNLITHKRPDEISQILSQSQGSITLKIIPAVAEEDILRESRVYLRALFDYTPFEDRATPCQEAGLPFQRGDILQVVSHEDATWWQAKRVGDCNLRAALIPSTQFQERRLRYRMKMGSFPSPVSLKPSTYDRTERASLRRSLRLRKERHGSASEAHTPDANHTDFLIYEEVTQYLPRPGDRPRLIVLIGSLGARISELKQKVIAENPRRYGLAVPHTTRARKGHEREGVEYHFISKAAFEADIQNGKFIEYGEYKDNLYGTSLESIHRVLDQNKVCLVDVQPEALKTLRAADFKPYVIFVRPRVQDSQRKPLGSCSSLSLGVTEDDIQEIKQSAEEMEESYGHWMDYVLVKEDPVSALAELQAVLERVQMEPQWVPVSWVRS, encoded by the exons ATGATTGAAGCCATGCCCATCGTGTCTACAAGCACAG GGCTGCATGAGACCCTGGCCCTGCTCACCTCTCAGCTCCACCCGGGTGCCAAACACAAAGAGGACCTCGTCTTCCTCAAAGACGTCTTCAGTGAGAAAAGCCTCGGTTACCTCATGACG ATCCATGAAAAACTGAAGCTGTACGAGAAACAGAACCCCACTCCAGTCCTGCACAGCGCCTCCTGTCTGGCAGAGGAC CTGGCTGAGGAGCTCCAGAACGGCCCCCTGGAGGAAGACGAGAGGgagctgcttctcctgctgaGCACGCCTCACCTCAAG GCCGTGCTGTCAGCTCATGACACGGTGGCCCAGAAGAACTTTGACCCggtgctgccgccgctgccggAGGATCTGGATGACGACCTGGACGAGGAGTCGGTGAAGATCGTCCGGCTGGTGAAGAACAAGGAGCCTCTG GGAGCGACGATTCGGAGAGACGATGCGACGGGCGCCGTGATCGTGGCCAGAATCCTGAGGGGAGGAGCAGCCGACCGCAGCG gtctGGTGCACGTCGGGGATGAGCTTCGCGAGGTCAACGGGAACCTGATAACCCACAAGAGGCCGGATGAAATAAGTCAGATTCTG TCGCAGTCACAAGGCTCCATCACGCTCAAAATCATCCCGGCTGTTGCAGAGGAAGACATACTGAGGGAAAGCAGG GTCTATCTCAGGGCTTTGTTTGACTACACTCCCTTCGAGGACAGGGCCACACCGTGTCAAGAGGCAGGACTTCCTTTTCAGAGGGGAGACATTCTTCAGGTGGTGAGCCACGAGGACGCCACCTGGTGGCAGGCCAAGAGAGTGGGCGACTGTAACCTGCGTGCCGCCCTCATCCCCTCCACACAGTTCCAGGAGAG gcGTCTCAGATACAGAATGAAAATGGGTTCCTTTCCGTCTCCTGTGTCCCTGAAACCTTCGACAT ATGATCGTACTGAGAGAG CCAGTCTGCGCAGGAGCCTCCGCCTCCGGAAAGAGCGTCACGGATCAGCCAGTGAAGCTCACACTCCAGATGCCAATCACACCGATTTCCTGATTTATGAAGAAGTGACACAATACCTGCCCCGCCCCGGTGACAGGCCGCGCCTTATAGTACTGATAG GTTCCCTGGGAGCTCGGATCTCCGAACTCAAGCAGAAGGTGATAGCTGAGAACCCTCGACGCTACGGTTTGGCCGTGCCTC ACACCACTCGAGCCAGGAAGGGTCACGAGAGAGAAGGAGTGGAGTACCACTTCATTTCTAAAGCAGCGTTCGAGGCCGACATCCAGAACGGCAA gtttattGAATACGGGGAGTACAAAGATAATTTGTACGGCACCAGTTTGGAGTCCATCCATAGAGTTTTGGATCAAAACAAAGTCTGTCTGGTGGACGTGCAACCAGAG GCACTGAAGACTCTTCGTGCTGCTGACTTCAAACCGTACGTCATCTTTGTGCGACCTCGCGTCCAAGACAGTCAAAGGAAACCGCTCGGCTCCTGTTCCTCTCTCAGCTTAGGCGTCACG GAGGACGATATACAGGAAATAAAGCAGTCGGCGGAGGAGATGGAAGAGAGCTACGGCCATTGGATGGACTATGTTTTGGTGAAAGAGGACCCAGTCAGTGCCTTAGCAGAGCTCCAGGCCGTACTGGAGAGGGTGCAGATGGAGCCTCAGTGGGTGCCTGTGTCCTGGGTCAGGAGCTAG
- the mpp3b gene encoding MAGUK p55 subfamily member 3 isoform X2 gives MIEAMPIVSTSTGLHETLALLTSQLHPGAKHKEDLVFLKDVFSEKSLGYLMTIHEKLKLYEKQNPTPVLHSASCLAEDLAEELQNGPLEEDERELLLLLSTPHLKAVLSAHDTVAQKNFDPVLPPLPEDLDDDLDEESVKIVRLVKNKEPLGATIRRDDATGAVIVARILRGGAADRSGLVHVGDELREVNGNLITHKRPDEISQILSQSQGSITLKIIPAVAEEDILRESRVYLRALFDYTPFEDRATPCQEAGLPFQRGDILQVVSHEDATWWQAKRVGDCNLRAALIPSTQFQERRLRYRMKMGSFPSPVSLKPSTYDRTEREDCGSEGSLNGKDIASLRRSLRLRKERHGSASEAHTPDANHTDFLIYEEVTQYLPRPGDRPRLIVLIGSLGARISELKQKVIAENPRRYGLAVPHTTRARKGHEREGVEYHFISKAAFEADIQNGKFIEYGEYKDNLYGTSLESIHRVLDQNKVCLVDVQPEALKTLRAADFKPYVIFVRPRVQDSQRKPLGSCSSLSLGVTEDDIQEIKQSAEEMEESYGHWMDYVLVKEDPVSALAELQAVLERVQMEPQWVPVSWVRS, from the exons ATGATTGAAGCCATGCCCATCGTGTCTACAAGCACAG GGCTGCATGAGACCCTGGCCCTGCTCACCTCTCAGCTCCACCCGGGTGCCAAACACAAAGAGGACCTCGTCTTCCTCAAAGACGTCTTCAGTGAGAAAAGCCTCGGTTACCTCATGACG ATCCATGAAAAACTGAAGCTGTACGAGAAACAGAACCCCACTCCAGTCCTGCACAGCGCCTCCTGTCTGGCAGAGGAC CTGGCTGAGGAGCTCCAGAACGGCCCCCTGGAGGAAGACGAGAGGgagctgcttctcctgctgaGCACGCCTCACCTCAAG GCCGTGCTGTCAGCTCATGACACGGTGGCCCAGAAGAACTTTGACCCggtgctgccgccgctgccggAGGATCTGGATGACGACCTGGACGAGGAGTCGGTGAAGATCGTCCGGCTGGTGAAGAACAAGGAGCCTCTG GGAGCGACGATTCGGAGAGACGATGCGACGGGCGCCGTGATCGTGGCCAGAATCCTGAGGGGAGGAGCAGCCGACCGCAGCG gtctGGTGCACGTCGGGGATGAGCTTCGCGAGGTCAACGGGAACCTGATAACCCACAAGAGGCCGGATGAAATAAGTCAGATTCTG TCGCAGTCACAAGGCTCCATCACGCTCAAAATCATCCCGGCTGTTGCAGAGGAAGACATACTGAGGGAAAGCAGG GTCTATCTCAGGGCTTTGTTTGACTACACTCCCTTCGAGGACAGGGCCACACCGTGTCAAGAGGCAGGACTTCCTTTTCAGAGGGGAGACATTCTTCAGGTGGTGAGCCACGAGGACGCCACCTGGTGGCAGGCCAAGAGAGTGGGCGACTGTAACCTGCGTGCCGCCCTCATCCCCTCCACACAGTTCCAGGAGAG gcGTCTCAGATACAGAATGAAAATGGGTTCCTTTCCGTCTCCTGTGTCCCTGAAACCTTCGACAT ATGATCGTACTGAGAGAG AAGACTGTGGCAGTGAGGGTTCTCTGAATGGAAAGGACATAG CCAGTCTGCGCAGGAGCCTCCGCCTCCGGAAAGAGCGTCACGGATCAGCCAGTGAAGCTCACACTCCAGATGCCAATCACACCGATTTCCTGATTTATGAAGAAGTGACACAATACCTGCCCCGCCCCGGTGACAGGCCGCGCCTTATAGTACTGATAG GTTCCCTGGGAGCTCGGATCTCCGAACTCAAGCAGAAGGTGATAGCTGAGAACCCTCGACGCTACGGTTTGGCCGTGCCTC ACACCACTCGAGCCAGGAAGGGTCACGAGAGAGAAGGAGTGGAGTACCACTTCATTTCTAAAGCAGCGTTCGAGGCCGACATCCAGAACGGCAA gtttattGAATACGGGGAGTACAAAGATAATTTGTACGGCACCAGTTTGGAGTCCATCCATAGAGTTTTGGATCAAAACAAAGTCTGTCTGGTGGACGTGCAACCAGAG GCACTGAAGACTCTTCGTGCTGCTGACTTCAAACCGTACGTCATCTTTGTGCGACCTCGCGTCCAAGACAGTCAAAGGAAACCGCTCGGCTCCTGTTCCTCTCTCAGCTTAGGCGTCACG GAGGACGATATACAGGAAATAAAGCAGTCGGCGGAGGAGATGGAAGAGAGCTACGGCCATTGGATGGACTATGTTTTGGTGAAAGAGGACCCAGTCAGTGCCTTAGCAGAGCTCCAGGCCGTACTGGAGAGGGTGCAGATGGAGCCTCAGTGGGTGCCTGTGTCCTGGGTCAGGAGCTAG
- the mpp3b gene encoding MAGUK p55 subfamily member 3 isoform X1 — protein MIEAMPIVSTSTGLHETLALLTSQLHPGAKHKEDLVFLKDVFSEKSLGYLMTIHEKLKLYEKQNPTPVLHSASCLAEDLAEELQNGPLEEDERELLLLLSTPHLKAVLSAHDTVAQKNFDPVLPPLPEDLDDDLDEESVKIVRLVKNKEPLGATIRRDDATGAVIVARILRGGAADRSGLVHVGDELREVNGNLITHKRPDEISQILSQSQGSITLKIIPAVAEEDILRESRVYLRALFDYTPFEDRATPCQEAGLPFQRGDILQVVSHEDATWWQAKRVGDCNLRAALIPSTQFQERRLRYRMKMGSFPSPVSLKPSTYDRTEREDCGSEGSLNGKDIVSPKSKAAPPFCGHAFSWDFYSASLRRSLRLRKERHGSASEAHTPDANHTDFLIYEEVTQYLPRPGDRPRLIVLIGSLGARISELKQKVIAENPRRYGLAVPHTTRARKGHEREGVEYHFISKAAFEADIQNGKFIEYGEYKDNLYGTSLESIHRVLDQNKVCLVDVQPEALKTLRAADFKPYVIFVRPRVQDSQRKPLGSCSSLSLGVTEDDIQEIKQSAEEMEESYGHWMDYVLVKEDPVSALAELQAVLERVQMEPQWVPVSWVRS, from the exons ATGATTGAAGCCATGCCCATCGTGTCTACAAGCACAG GGCTGCATGAGACCCTGGCCCTGCTCACCTCTCAGCTCCACCCGGGTGCCAAACACAAAGAGGACCTCGTCTTCCTCAAAGACGTCTTCAGTGAGAAAAGCCTCGGTTACCTCATGACG ATCCATGAAAAACTGAAGCTGTACGAGAAACAGAACCCCACTCCAGTCCTGCACAGCGCCTCCTGTCTGGCAGAGGAC CTGGCTGAGGAGCTCCAGAACGGCCCCCTGGAGGAAGACGAGAGGgagctgcttctcctgctgaGCACGCCTCACCTCAAG GCCGTGCTGTCAGCTCATGACACGGTGGCCCAGAAGAACTTTGACCCggtgctgccgccgctgccggAGGATCTGGATGACGACCTGGACGAGGAGTCGGTGAAGATCGTCCGGCTGGTGAAGAACAAGGAGCCTCTG GGAGCGACGATTCGGAGAGACGATGCGACGGGCGCCGTGATCGTGGCCAGAATCCTGAGGGGAGGAGCAGCCGACCGCAGCG gtctGGTGCACGTCGGGGATGAGCTTCGCGAGGTCAACGGGAACCTGATAACCCACAAGAGGCCGGATGAAATAAGTCAGATTCTG TCGCAGTCACAAGGCTCCATCACGCTCAAAATCATCCCGGCTGTTGCAGAGGAAGACATACTGAGGGAAAGCAGG GTCTATCTCAGGGCTTTGTTTGACTACACTCCCTTCGAGGACAGGGCCACACCGTGTCAAGAGGCAGGACTTCCTTTTCAGAGGGGAGACATTCTTCAGGTGGTGAGCCACGAGGACGCCACCTGGTGGCAGGCCAAGAGAGTGGGCGACTGTAACCTGCGTGCCGCCCTCATCCCCTCCACACAGTTCCAGGAGAG gcGTCTCAGATACAGAATGAAAATGGGTTCCTTTCCGTCTCCTGTGTCCCTGAAACCTTCGACAT ATGATCGTACTGAGAGAG AAGACTGTGGCAGTGAGGGTTCTCTGAATGGAAAGGACATAG TTTCTCCCAAGAGTAAGGCAGCCCCTCCCTTCTGTGGCCATGCTTTCTCATGGGATTTTTACTCAG CCAGTCTGCGCAGGAGCCTCCGCCTCCGGAAAGAGCGTCACGGATCAGCCAGTGAAGCTCACACTCCAGATGCCAATCACACCGATTTCCTGATTTATGAAGAAGTGACACAATACCTGCCCCGCCCCGGTGACAGGCCGCGCCTTATAGTACTGATAG GTTCCCTGGGAGCTCGGATCTCCGAACTCAAGCAGAAGGTGATAGCTGAGAACCCTCGACGCTACGGTTTGGCCGTGCCTC ACACCACTCGAGCCAGGAAGGGTCACGAGAGAGAAGGAGTGGAGTACCACTTCATTTCTAAAGCAGCGTTCGAGGCCGACATCCAGAACGGCAA gtttattGAATACGGGGAGTACAAAGATAATTTGTACGGCACCAGTTTGGAGTCCATCCATAGAGTTTTGGATCAAAACAAAGTCTGTCTGGTGGACGTGCAACCAGAG GCACTGAAGACTCTTCGTGCTGCTGACTTCAAACCGTACGTCATCTTTGTGCGACCTCGCGTCCAAGACAGTCAAAGGAAACCGCTCGGCTCCTGTTCCTCTCTCAGCTTAGGCGTCACG GAGGACGATATACAGGAAATAAAGCAGTCGGCGGAGGAGATGGAAGAGAGCTACGGCCATTGGATGGACTATGTTTTGGTGAAAGAGGACCCAGTCAGTGCCTTAGCAGAGCTCCAGGCCGTACTGGAGAGGGTGCAGATGGAGCCTCAGTGGGTGCCTGTGTCCTGGGTCAGGAGCTAG
- the smarcd2 gene encoding SWI/SNF-related matrix-associated actin-dependent regulator of chromatin subfamily D member 2 yields the protein MASRGGFPGPPMNPSANPMSVGHPAGMRMTGMQQAPAGFPRSMSNSAHYLQRPGMPPGRIGGPMGSMGSQLPGPSYGNMPMRPGMGPPSMDASRKRFLHQHQQHQQEALGGGHRRGAKRRKMADKVLPQRIRDLVPESQAYMDLLAFERKLDQTIARKRMEIQEAIKKPIMQKRKLRIYISNTYTPSKPEGEEAEKVSSWELRVEGKLLEETGKQKRKFSSFFKSLVIELEKELYGPDNHLVEWHRMPTTQETDGFQVKRPGDVNVKCTLLLMLDHQPPQYKLDPRLARLLGVHTQTRASIMQALWLYIKNNKLQDGHEKEYINCNRYFRQIFSCPRMRFAEIPMKLAGLLQHPDPIIINHVISVDPTDQKKTACYDIDVEVDDPLKGQMNSFLSSTTNQQEIAALEMKIHETIEYINQLKTERDFMLSFSNNPQDFIQDWLKSQSRDLKLMTDVTGNPEEERKTEFYQAPWVPEAVGRYVYSKVQQRRQELEQVLGIRLT from the exons ATGGCATCGAGGGGAGGCTTCCCTGGTCCCCCGATGAATCCGAGTGCGAACCCCATGAGCGTCGGGCACCCAGCGGGCATGAGGATGACAGGAATGCAGCAAGCTCCGGCGGGATTCCCCCGGAGCATGAGCAACTCTGCCCACTACCTCCAG CGCCCAGGGATGCCACCCGGCAGGATCGGGGGCCCCATGGGGTCAATGGGGAGCCAGCTGCCTGGTCCCTCTTATGGGAACATGCCCATGCGGCCAGGCATGGGGCCTCCGAGCATGGACGCCTCGAGGAAGCGGTTCCTTCATCAGCATCAACAACACCAGCAAGAGGCGCTGGGAGGAGGCCACAGACGAGG AGCAAAAAGACGCAAAATGGCAGATAAGGTTCTCCCGCAAAGG ATTAGAGACCTGGTCCCTGAATCCCAGGCCTACATGGACCTCTTGGCCTTTGAGAGGAAACTGGATCAGACCATTGCCCGGAAGCGCATGGAGATTCAGGAAGCCATCAAGAAGCCTATAATG CAAAAACGCAAACTCAGGATCTACATTtccaacacatacacacccagCAAGCCTGAGggtgaggaggcagagaaggtgTCGTCCTGGGAGCTGCGAGTGGAGGGAAAGCTTCTGGAGGAA ACCGGCAAGCAAAAGAGGAAGTTCTCATCTTTCTTCAAGAGCCTGGTGATTGAGCTTGAAAAGGAGCTCTATGGACCTGACAACCACTTAGTAGAG TGGCATAGAATGCCCACCACTCAGGAGACAGATGGTTTCCAGGTTAAAAGACCCGGTGATGTGAATGTTAAATGCACCCTTCTGCTCATGCTTGACCACCAG CCCCCCCAGTACAAACTGGATCCACGGCTGGCTCGTCTGCTGGGGGTGCACACGCAGACACGGGCCAGCATCATGCAAGCTCTCTGGCTCTATATCAAgaacaacaagctgcaggatgGTCATGAGAAGGAGTACATCAACTGCAACCGCTATTTCAGACAA ATCTTCAGTTGTCCTCGCATGAGGTTCGCTGAGATTCCCATGAAACTGGCGGGCCTGCTGCAGCATCCTGAccccatcatcatcaatcatgtCATTAG TGTGGACCCCACAGATCAGAAGAAGACAGCTTGCTATGACATAGATGTGGAGGTGGACGATCCACTGAAAGGCCAAATGAACAGTTTCTTGTCCtcaacaaccaaccaacaggAAATTGCTGCTCTGGAGATGAAG ATCCATGAGACCATTGAGTACATTAACCagctgaagacagagagagactttATGCTGAGCTTCAGCAATAATCCACAGGACTTCATCCAGGACTGGCTCAAGTCTCAGAGCAGAGATCTGAAG TTGATGACGGATGTGACAGGAaacccagaggaggagaggaagactgAGTTCTACCAGGCGCCCTGGGTACCAGAGGCAGTGGGCAGATACGTTTACTCCAAA GTGCAACAGAGGCGACAAGAGCTGGAGCAGGTGCTGGGGATCCGACTCACCTAA
- the psmc5 gene encoding 26S proteasome regulatory subunit 8 isoform X1, which produces MRLLSSGCRKFKMEVDGIDHMEMGDSKGGSGLRQYYLSKIEELQLTVNDKSQNLRRLQAQRNELNAKVRLLREELQLLQEQGSYVGEVVRVMDKKKVLVKVHPEGKFVVDVDKNIDINDVTPNCRVALRNDSYTLHKILPNKVDPLVSLMMVEKVPDSTYEMIGGLDKQIKEIKEVIELPVKHPELFEALGIAQPKGVLLYGPPGTGKTLLARAVAHHTDCTFIRVSGSELVQKFIGEGARMVRELFVMAREHAPSIIFMDEIDSIGSSRLEGGSGGDSEVQRTMLELLNQLDGFEATKNIKVIMATNRIDILDSALLRPGRIDRKIEFPPPNEEARLDILKIHSRKMNLTRGINLRKIAELMPGASGAEVKGVCTEAGMYALRERRVHVTQEDFEMAVAKVMQKDSEKNMSIKKLWK; this is translated from the exons ATGCGCCTGTTGTCAAGCGGATGCAGAAAATTCAAGATGGAGGTGGACGGGATCGACCAT ATGGAGATGGGCGACAGTAAAGGCGGCTCAGGTCTCCGGCAATACTACTTGTCAAAGATAGAGGAGTTACAG TTGACGGTCAATGATAAAAGCCAGAATCTCAGACGTCTGCAGGCACAGAGGAATGAGCTCAATGCCAAAG TACGTCTCCTTCGTGAGGAGCTGCAGTTGCTGCAGGAGCAGGGATCCTACGTAGGTGAAGTTGTTCGGGTCATGGACAAAAAGAAGGTGCTTGTCAAG GTGCATCCAGAAGGAAAATTCGTTGTGGATGTGGACAAGAACATTGACATCAATGAT GTGACTCCCAATTGCCGCGTGGCTCTGCGTAACGACAGCTACACCCTGCACAAGATCCTGCCCAACAAGGTGGACCCTCTGGTGTCCCTCATGATGGTGGAGAAGGTGCCAGACTCCACCTACGAAATGATTGGTGGCCTGGATAAGCAGATCAAGGAGATCAAGGAAGTTATTGAGCTGCCTGTCAAGCACCCGGAGCTGTTTGAGGCTTTAGGCATTGCTCAGCCCAAG ggtGTGCTGTTGTATGGCCCCCCAGGTACAGGGAAGACCCTGCTGGCCAGAGCTGTGGCCCACCACACCGACTGTACCTTCATCAGGGTCTCCGGCTCTGAGCTGGTCCAGAAGTTCATCGGAGAAG GTGCCCGTATGGTGCGCGAGCTGTTCGTCATGGCCAGAGAGCACGCTCCCTCCATCATCTTCATGGACGAGATCGACTCCATCGGCTCTTCTCGTCTGGAGGGCGGATCAGGAGGTGACAGCGAGGTGCAGAGGACAATGTTAGAGCTTCTTAATCAGCTGGACGGCTTTGAGGCAACAAAGAACATTAAG GTCATTATGGCCACCAACCGTATTGACATCCTGGACTCGGCTCTGCTCAGACCAGGCAGAATCGACAGGAAGATCGAGTTCCCCCCTCCAAATGAAGAG GCCCGTCTGGACATCCTGAAGATCCACTCGAGGAAGATGAACCTGACCCGTGGCATTAACCTGAGGAAGATCGCAGAACTGATGCCTGGAGCCTCTGGTGCTGAGGTTAAG GGTGTTTGCACAGAGGCGGGTATGTACgctctgagagagaggagagttcaCGTCACCCAGGAGGACTTTGAGATGGCTGTGGCAAAG GTGATGCAGAAAGACAGTGAGAAGAACATGTCGATCAAGAAGCTGTGGAAGTAA
- the psmc5 gene encoding 26S proteasome regulatory subunit 8 isoform X2: MEMGDSKGGSGLRQYYLSKIEELQLTVNDKSQNLRRLQAQRNELNAKVRLLREELQLLQEQGSYVGEVVRVMDKKKVLVKVHPEGKFVVDVDKNIDINDVTPNCRVALRNDSYTLHKILPNKVDPLVSLMMVEKVPDSTYEMIGGLDKQIKEIKEVIELPVKHPELFEALGIAQPKGVLLYGPPGTGKTLLARAVAHHTDCTFIRVSGSELVQKFIGEGARMVRELFVMAREHAPSIIFMDEIDSIGSSRLEGGSGGDSEVQRTMLELLNQLDGFEATKNIKVIMATNRIDILDSALLRPGRIDRKIEFPPPNEEARLDILKIHSRKMNLTRGINLRKIAELMPGASGAEVKGVCTEAGMYALRERRVHVTQEDFEMAVAKVMQKDSEKNMSIKKLWK, encoded by the exons ATGGAGATGGGCGACAGTAAAGGCGGCTCAGGTCTCCGGCAATACTACTTGTCAAAGATAGAGGAGTTACAG TTGACGGTCAATGATAAAAGCCAGAATCTCAGACGTCTGCAGGCACAGAGGAATGAGCTCAATGCCAAAG TACGTCTCCTTCGTGAGGAGCTGCAGTTGCTGCAGGAGCAGGGATCCTACGTAGGTGAAGTTGTTCGGGTCATGGACAAAAAGAAGGTGCTTGTCAAG GTGCATCCAGAAGGAAAATTCGTTGTGGATGTGGACAAGAACATTGACATCAATGAT GTGACTCCCAATTGCCGCGTGGCTCTGCGTAACGACAGCTACACCCTGCACAAGATCCTGCCCAACAAGGTGGACCCTCTGGTGTCCCTCATGATGGTGGAGAAGGTGCCAGACTCCACCTACGAAATGATTGGTGGCCTGGATAAGCAGATCAAGGAGATCAAGGAAGTTATTGAGCTGCCTGTCAAGCACCCGGAGCTGTTTGAGGCTTTAGGCATTGCTCAGCCCAAG ggtGTGCTGTTGTATGGCCCCCCAGGTACAGGGAAGACCCTGCTGGCCAGAGCTGTGGCCCACCACACCGACTGTACCTTCATCAGGGTCTCCGGCTCTGAGCTGGTCCAGAAGTTCATCGGAGAAG GTGCCCGTATGGTGCGCGAGCTGTTCGTCATGGCCAGAGAGCACGCTCCCTCCATCATCTTCATGGACGAGATCGACTCCATCGGCTCTTCTCGTCTGGAGGGCGGATCAGGAGGTGACAGCGAGGTGCAGAGGACAATGTTAGAGCTTCTTAATCAGCTGGACGGCTTTGAGGCAACAAAGAACATTAAG GTCATTATGGCCACCAACCGTATTGACATCCTGGACTCGGCTCTGCTCAGACCAGGCAGAATCGACAGGAAGATCGAGTTCCCCCCTCCAAATGAAGAG GCCCGTCTGGACATCCTGAAGATCCACTCGAGGAAGATGAACCTGACCCGTGGCATTAACCTGAGGAAGATCGCAGAACTGATGCCTGGAGCCTCTGGTGCTGAGGTTAAG GGTGTTTGCACAGAGGCGGGTATGTACgctctgagagagaggagagttcaCGTCACCCAGGAGGACTTTGAGATGGCTGTGGCAAAG GTGATGCAGAAAGACAGTGAGAAGAACATGTCGATCAAGAAGCTGTGGAAGTAA